From a single Candidatus Sulfotelmatobacter sp. genomic region:
- the ccsA gene encoding cytochrome c biogenesis protein CcsA, translating to MKRLFPILAVLTALFLAYALYLALSKSTPTDAQQGDVYRIIYYHVPSAWTAFLLFFINFIASIQYLASSKAATKTAAKWIVIAIGVVGTIACFLPQVQAMIPAGMRPSAVATTVLMIPAFYFLIGWLFPGDQLDVLAVTSAEVGVVFCTIVLVTGPIWARPVWGIWWAPGDIRLTSTLVLWLIYVSYLVLRRFSNSAQTQMMAAALAVFGALDVPLVYFSIWFFRTQHPQPVIGGGGSMDPRMLHVLLISWMAFLCFAFLVCWSRFRLEVLSREIEEAHAMESLVGTGEAAKASLPLTRSSR from the coding sequence ATGAAACGGCTCTTCCCCATCCTGGCGGTTCTGACGGCGCTATTCCTGGCCTACGCCCTATATCTCGCCCTCAGCAAGAGCACGCCGACTGACGCCCAGCAGGGCGATGTCTACCGCATCATTTATTATCACGTGCCCTCGGCGTGGACCGCGTTTTTGCTGTTCTTCATCAACTTCATTGCTTCGATCCAATATCTTGCGAGTAGCAAGGCTGCGACGAAAACGGCGGCGAAGTGGATTGTGATTGCAATCGGAGTCGTGGGAACGATCGCCTGTTTCCTGCCACAGGTGCAGGCCATGATCCCGGCGGGCATGCGTCCCAGCGCCGTGGCCACGACGGTGCTGATGATTCCGGCATTTTATTTCCTGATCGGATGGCTCTTTCCTGGAGACCAGCTTGACGTTCTTGCCGTTACGAGCGCCGAGGTGGGCGTGGTTTTTTGCACCATCGTGCTGGTTACAGGCCCGATCTGGGCGCGGCCGGTGTGGGGCATCTGGTGGGCGCCGGGAGATATTCGTCTGACTTCGACGCTGGTGTTGTGGTTGATTTATGTCAGTTACCTGGTGCTGCGGCGCTTTTCCAACAGTGCGCAGACCCAGATGATGGCGGCGGCGCTGGCCGTCTTCGGGGCGCTGGATGTTCCTCTGGTTTATTTTTCGATCTGGTTCTTCCGCACGCAACATCCGCAGCCCGTGATCGGCGGCGGCGGTTCGATGGATCCGCGTATGCTGCATGTGCTGCTCATCAGTTGGATGGCGTTTCTGTGTTTTGCATTTCTAGTGTGCTGGTCGCGCTTCCGCTTGGAAGTGCTATCGCGTGAGATCGAAGAGGCGCACGCCATGGAATCACTGGTCGGAACAGGAGAGGCGGCCAAGGCCAGTCTGCCTCTCACTCGGAGTTCACGATGA
- a CDS encoding PilZ domain-containing protein, whose protein sequence is MQSNSQERRTMRRFDMRLPAIVREGASEVHTETQNVSARGVFFYLDRAIEAGTKLEVTLTFPPHITLTDAVRVRFTARVIRVEQPLPSARVGTAAMIEDYEFLRSGGSPDFLAALQAEWKTSN, encoded by the coding sequence ATGCAATCGAATTCACAGGAACGGCGGACGATGCGACGGTTTGACATGCGGCTGCCCGCCATTGTTCGCGAAGGCGCGAGCGAGGTTCATACCGAAACTCAGAATGTCAGCGCGCGCGGCGTTTTCTTTTATCTTGATCGCGCCATCGAGGCTGGCACCAAGCTGGAAGTCACTCTGACTTTCCCTCCGCACATCACGCTCACCGACGCGGTCCGCGTCCGCTTCACCGCGCGCGTGATCCGCGTAGAACAACCCCTGCCTTCCGCCCGCGTTGGCACCGCCGCCATGATCGAAGACTACGAGTTCCTCCGCTCCGGCGGCAGCCCCGACTTTCTGGCCGCCCTGCAGGCGGAGTGGAAAACGTCGAACTGA
- a CDS encoding SBBP repeat-containing protein: MNVNHRWLGTSVVRVRILVAGLVLLGAGCAVLGWGSRSRPVAANAPVQSAATRISTISRPTLSERATTEQAVAEQTIAERTIAERMTAEAPMPSGLAMPSQRLWGQAKADANSRARSLLAGLPLIFEPNRGQGNLDATDPRAKFVTRGSGYSLFLGTEGAILSLVSPDRKAEAKASASASKSSKYEASPSRVESVEMKLAGANHNPKISGTELLPGKSNYFLGNDPAKWKTGVPQYARVRYENIYPGINLVFYGNQGRLEYDFQVAPGADPQQAELEFNGAKHLQLKNGALVIQGEGGSVQLEAPRIYQEIAGRQQTVEGKFVLRGDRRAGFAIGAYDHARELVIDPILSFSTYFGGSGDEHFSSIAVDGSFNIYLAGSTTSPNLPTVPGLFQPALNSTAGAQNVYVAKITPPLGSIAAVLDYVTYLGGEGIDYPVGIGVDQRGDPYVAGTTTSALFPTTGTNAYQTSPASAGTHAFVTELQFDATVLLYSSYLSGNGTDIASGMAIDASGDVYVTGTTTSTDVSSASDQFPASNLPQGVPYQNLSRAPGLAQFFVTKVNTLGFRTNSIAYSTYFGGGVFDTTPDPIATGGGIAVDSNGIVYFTGTTNFLYTGTSSATDFPILNAYQPCLDQPPPSIIVSPQTCTTSTTTTDPDAFVAKLNLNPNISPAQQLVWSTYVGGTGTDSGSGVALDSGAANVYIVGTTNSTDIGTTVATVNNTAAYQRCLDTPVNPTLGTPCTPPANPQNDAFVARLTNPTNAVGSCTNGSCNVALNYFSYLGGSLNEAGLAIAVDSSSGAVVTGWTQSIDFPVSPPSNPIQSTLQGPQDAFMARLNTVAITGQQTVSSWANYFGGTGTDQGTGVTIDTNQNAYFAGDTNSTTLFPLQEALGQYGSINGSTNNGGYDAFVTQFGPALSMSIVGTLFQGTNQTFIDAGSQATFTYIVTNNGPDAASGITVSDNLTGVPVTFVSASANGVTCGGGSTSANVSCPLQALQAGSTATVTIVLTPTPNAQGTQGSFNGGNVQATTQGNIVLAHAQVPAQMSDFRMSVAPPSNSVLQAGDTAPYTVNLSPNPVYSHAISLACTGLPTGAACNFSTQSVTLEGAGSSTLDITTTARPVVTTTSLLTRHFYAIWLAVPGLTMLGVGVGGGRRRQRALGILMFCALFALLLLQPACSSSTSVPPVSGTPAGNYTITVTATSGADVKSQNITLAVP, encoded by the coding sequence GTGAACGTGAATCACCGTTGGTTGGGAACATCCGTAGTACGAGTTCGCATTCTGGTGGCTGGGCTGGTACTGCTCGGCGCAGGATGCGCAGTTCTCGGGTGGGGTTCCCGCTCACGCCCAGTCGCCGCGAACGCCCCGGTCCAGTCGGCTGCAACCAGGATTTCCACGATTTCTCGGCCAACGCTCTCTGAGCGAGCGACTACCGAGCAAGCCGTTGCTGAACAGACGATCGCCGAACGGACGATCGCCGAACGGATGACTGCTGAGGCGCCGATGCCGTCTGGCCTGGCAATGCCCTCGCAGAGGCTGTGGGGCCAAGCCAAGGCGGATGCGAATTCGCGGGCGCGCTCACTGCTGGCCGGACTGCCCCTGATCTTCGAACCCAACCGGGGACAAGGGAATCTGGATGCGACCGACCCCAGAGCGAAGTTTGTGACGCGTGGCTCGGGCTATAGCCTTTTTCTGGGGACGGAGGGCGCGATCCTTAGTCTGGTCTCCCCGGATCGGAAAGCCGAAGCCAAAGCATCGGCTAGCGCAAGCAAGTCGAGTAAATACGAAGCCTCCCCGAGCCGGGTCGAGTCGGTGGAGATGAAGTTGGCTGGGGCCAATCACAATCCCAAAATCAGCGGGACGGAGCTGCTGCCCGGCAAGAGCAACTATTTTCTCGGCAATGATCCCGCGAAGTGGAAAACTGGTGTGCCGCAATATGCCCGCGTGCGCTACGAGAATATTTATCCCGGAATCAATCTCGTTTTTTACGGAAATCAAGGACGTCTCGAATACGATTTCCAGGTTGCCCCCGGAGCCGATCCACAGCAAGCCGAACTTGAATTTAACGGAGCGAAGCACCTCCAATTAAAGAATGGAGCGCTCGTGATTCAAGGCGAGGGCGGTAGCGTGCAACTGGAGGCGCCACGCATCTACCAGGAAATCGCAGGGCGCCAGCAAACAGTCGAAGGCAAGTTCGTGCTGCGCGGCGATCGCCGAGCGGGATTCGCGATCGGCGCCTACGATCACGCGCGCGAGCTGGTGATTGATCCCATCTTGAGCTTCTCCACTTACTTCGGCGGCAGCGGGGACGAGCATTTTTCGTCGATCGCGGTCGATGGTTCTTTCAACATTTATCTGGCCGGTTCGACGACTTCGCCGAATCTTCCTACCGTTCCCGGCCTATTCCAGCCTGCGCTGAACAGCACGGCGGGTGCGCAGAACGTTTATGTCGCTAAGATCACCCCGCCACTCGGCTCGATCGCTGCTGTGCTTGATTACGTGACCTACCTCGGTGGCGAAGGCATCGACTACCCCGTCGGAATCGGAGTCGACCAGCGGGGCGATCCTTATGTGGCGGGGACAACGACTTCCGCCCTTTTCCCGACGACCGGAACGAATGCGTATCAGACCTCTCCGGCGAGCGCGGGCACGCATGCGTTTGTGACCGAATTGCAGTTCGACGCGACTGTCCTGCTGTATTCGTCTTATCTGTCCGGCAATGGTACCGACATCGCCAGTGGGATGGCCATTGATGCGTCCGGCGATGTTTACGTGACCGGAACGACCACTTCGACAGATGTTTCTTCCGCCAGCGATCAATTCCCGGCCAGCAATCTGCCGCAGGGCGTGCCATATCAGAACCTGTCGCGCGCGCCGGGCCTGGCTCAATTTTTCGTGACCAAGGTGAATACGCTCGGATTTCGCACCAACAGCATTGCGTATTCGACCTATTTTGGCGGTGGAGTGTTTGACACGACTCCCGATCCCATTGCTACGGGCGGCGGAATTGCCGTCGACAGCAACGGCATTGTCTACTTCACTGGCACAACAAACTTTCTCTACACAGGAACCTCCAGCGCGACTGACTTCCCCATCCTGAATGCCTACCAGCCATGTCTGGATCAGCCGCCTCCTTCCATTATCGTAAGTCCTCAAACATGCACGACCTCCACGACTACGACCGATCCGGACGCGTTTGTGGCCAAGCTCAACCTGAACCCCAACATTTCCCCGGCACAGCAACTGGTCTGGTCGACGTACGTGGGCGGCACCGGGACCGACTCTGGCTCAGGCGTTGCGCTTGATAGCGGCGCGGCCAATGTCTACATTGTGGGAACCACGAACTCCACCGACATTGGAACCACTGTCGCCACGGTCAATAATACGGCTGCGTATCAACGCTGCCTCGACACTCCGGTAAACCCGACCTTAGGCACGCCTTGTACGCCGCCCGCCAATCCTCAGAACGACGCCTTTGTGGCACGCCTGACCAATCCTACAAATGCCGTTGGGAGCTGTACAAACGGATCTTGTAATGTGGCGCTCAACTATTTCTCCTATCTGGGAGGAAGCCTGAACGAAGCCGGACTGGCGATCGCCGTGGACTCCTCCAGCGGCGCAGTCGTGACGGGATGGACGCAGTCGATCGATTTTCCGGTATCTCCGCCCTCCAACCCCATTCAGAGCACTCTCCAGGGACCGCAGGATGCCTTTATGGCCCGGCTGAACACGGTCGCGATAACCGGCCAGCAGACGGTTTCATCCTGGGCGAATTACTTTGGCGGCACCGGTACCGACCAGGGCACCGGCGTCACAATCGATACTAATCAGAACGCGTATTTCGCCGGGGATACCAATTCCACTACGCTGTTCCCGCTGCAAGAAGCGCTCGGCCAATATGGGAGCATCAATGGTTCAACCAACAATGGCGGTTACGATGCATTTGTAACCCAATTCGGACCCGCGTTGAGCATGTCGATCGTCGGCACGTTGTTTCAAGGCACCAATCAGACATTTATCGACGCTGGCAGCCAGGCAACGTTCACCTATATTGTGACCAATAACGGACCTGATGCTGCGAGCGGTATCACGGTGAGCGACAATCTCACGGGAGTTCCGGTCACGTTTGTTTCGGCGAGCGCCAATGGAGTAACGTGCGGTGGAGGCTCAACCAGCGCCAATGTGAGTTGCCCGCTTCAAGCCCTTCAGGCGGGCTCAACCGCGACCGTTACGATTGTGTTAACGCCCACGCCAAACGCCCAGGGAACGCAAGGCTCGTTCAATGGCGGCAACGTGCAGGCCACGACCCAGGGCAACATTGTGCTGGCGCACGCTCAGGTGCCGGCGCAAATGTCGGACTTCAGGATGTCGGTCGCGCCACCCAGCAACAGCGTATTGCAGGCAGGGGACACAGCCCCCTACACCGTGAATCTCTCGCCCAACCCGGTATATTCCCATGCCATTTCGCTGGCCTGCACCGGACTACCCACCGGGGCGGCTTGCAACTTCTCCACGCAATCGGTCACGTTGGAGGGTGCGGGATCTTCGACGCTCGATATCACGACAACGGCGCGGCCGGTGGTGACGACCACTAGCTTGCTGACGCGCCATTTCTATGCGATCTGGCTGGCAGTTCCTGGACTGACTATGCTGGGAGTGGGGGTTGGCGGCGGACGCCGGCGGCAACGCGCGTTGGGAATTCTGATGTTCTGCGCGCTCTTTGCGCTGCTCCTGCTGCAACCTGCATGCAGCAGCTCAACCAGCGTCCCCCCGGTCAGCGGCACCCCCGCAGGCAACTACACGATCACGGTCACAGCCACATCGGGCGCTGATGTCAAAAGTCAAAACATCACGCTGGCAGTACCGTAG
- a CDS encoding sigma-54 dependent transcriptional regulator, protein MKPTAKILLVDDEPGMLRYIKTLLEVDDYKVETATTGEEALLRVEKGLQPDLVLLDVLMPGIDGLQTLEQMRQLQPGVKVVMLSCVNDTRKVVHAMKLGAQDYLTKPFQKAELDAVIDLSLGQGKQSYSGEVEELADDVFFIAASPAMRKIRSQAALVANVDIPVLLLGESGTGKEVLARLIHKLSPRAHRTFLKVNCAAVPADLLESELFGYEQGAFTGANHAKPGKFELCNRGTILLDEIGEMPPSLQAKLLHVLQDGQFSRLGSRTVIKVDVRILAATNINIPEALANKRLREDLYYRLNAFTMQIPPLRERKEEIPILLKHSMTRMAERYARAPLPLSPALLLACQNHSWPGNLRELNNFLKRYLILGDENLAVTELLPRNDGNGGLPGDSSARAGDAGGLKSLARTAKDEAEAQAITQALEQTNWNRKQAAAILQISYKALLYKIRQYGIAEARGHHKLSAGA, encoded by the coding sequence ATGAAGCCAACCGCCAAGATTCTGCTGGTGGACGATGAACCCGGCATGCTCCGCTATATCAAGACATTGCTGGAAGTGGACGACTACAAAGTCGAAACCGCCACCACCGGCGAAGAAGCCTTGCTGCGCGTCGAAAAGGGCTTGCAGCCCGACCTGGTGCTGCTCGATGTGCTCATGCCCGGCATTGACGGCTTGCAGACGCTCGAGCAAATGCGCCAACTGCAACCCGGAGTCAAAGTCGTGATGTTGTCGTGCGTCAACGACACGCGCAAAGTCGTACACGCGATGAAACTCGGCGCGCAGGATTATCTCACCAAGCCGTTTCAGAAAGCGGAACTCGACGCCGTCATCGATCTCAGCCTCGGACAGGGAAAGCAGAGCTACAGCGGAGAGGTAGAAGAGCTTGCCGACGACGTGTTCTTTATCGCGGCGAGTCCCGCCATGCGAAAGATTCGCTCGCAAGCCGCGCTGGTGGCCAATGTCGACATTCCCGTACTCCTGCTCGGCGAAAGTGGAACCGGCAAAGAAGTGCTCGCGCGCCTGATTCACAAGCTTTCTCCGCGCGCCCACCGCACGTTTCTGAAGGTGAACTGCGCCGCGGTTCCCGCCGATCTTCTCGAAAGCGAACTTTTCGGTTATGAGCAGGGCGCCTTCACGGGCGCGAACCACGCCAAGCCGGGAAAGTTCGAGCTGTGCAATCGGGGAACGATTCTGCTCGACGAAATCGGTGAGATGCCGCCCTCCCTGCAAGCCAAGCTTTTGCACGTTTTGCAGGACGGGCAGTTTTCGCGCCTGGGAAGCCGCACCGTCATCAAAGTCGACGTGCGCATCCTGGCGGCCACTAACATTAACATCCCGGAAGCGCTCGCCAACAAACGGTTGCGCGAGGATCTCTACTATCGGCTGAACGCCTTCACCATGCAGATTCCGCCGCTGCGTGAGCGCAAGGAAGAGATTCCCATTCTGCTTAAACATTCCATGACGCGCATGGCCGAGCGTTACGCCCGCGCGCCATTGCCGCTGTCTCCGGCGCTGCTGCTGGCCTGCCAGAATCATTCCTGGCCGGGCAACCTCCGGGAGTTGAATAACTTCCTGAAGCGCTATCTGATTCTCGGGGATGAGAATCTGGCGGTCACCGAACTTCTACCCCGTAACGATGGCAATGGCGGATTGCCTGGAGATTCTTCTGCCCGCGCCGGCGATGCGGGCGGATTGAAATCTCTGGCGCGCACCGCCAAAGACGAAGCCGAGGCGCAAGCGATCACCCAGGCACTGGAACAAACGAATTGGAACCGCAAGCAGGCCGCGGCGATTCTCCAGATCAGCTACAAGGCTCTGCTCTACAAAATCCGGCAGTACGGCATTGCCGAAGCCCGGGGCCACCACAAGCTGTCGGCGGGCGCGTAG
- a CDS encoding HAMP domain-containing sensor histidine kinase: MPSPETLLQEYKALRERYQRTTNALASAAHDLKTPLSILNGYVEVLYSEKLGPLTDRQREVLQDMQSSGKRLQQFIQDFLTYSALETGGLRMQFEPGNINDCLSEMCRMWSNRFQGKGLALYFLANDKLPVFPFDSPKLERVISNLLENSFKFTPQSGTVWLHAEPYMWERRASAQPSTAERRRQNVSHPNSVKVSVSDTGPGIPAEFHLEVFDDFFRLPGNQSQDGMGLGLAIARRLVQGMGGKIWVESDSGAGCKFSFLIPYKPVTAAASKGKNR; this comes from the coding sequence GTGCCTAGCCCGGAAACATTGCTACAGGAATACAAGGCTCTGCGCGAACGTTACCAACGCACGACTAACGCTCTGGCCTCGGCCGCCCACGACCTGAAAACGCCTCTGTCGATTCTGAACGGCTACGTTGAAGTGCTGTACAGTGAGAAACTCGGTCCACTTACCGACAGGCAGCGCGAAGTGCTTCAGGATATGCAGTCCAGCGGAAAGCGCCTGCAACAGTTCATTCAGGATTTTCTAACCTACAGCGCCCTTGAAACCGGCGGGCTGCGAATGCAGTTTGAACCGGGAAACATCAACGACTGCCTGTCGGAAATGTGCCGCATGTGGTCGAATCGCTTTCAGGGAAAAGGGCTGGCACTATATTTTCTGGCCAACGACAAGCTCCCGGTGTTTCCCTTCGATTCTCCGAAGCTGGAGCGCGTGATCTCGAACCTGTTGGAGAATTCCTTCAAGTTCACCCCGCAGAGCGGCACGGTGTGGCTGCACGCGGAACCCTATATGTGGGAACGTCGCGCCTCGGCGCAACCTTCGACCGCCGAGCGCCGCCGTCAGAATGTTTCCCATCCCAATTCGGTGAAGGTCAGCGTTTCCGATACGGGTCCGGGAATTCCGGCGGAATTTCATCTGGAAGTTTTCGACGACTTTTTCCGCCTTCCCGGCAACCAATCTCAGGATGGCATGGGGTTAGGCCTGGCCATCGCGCGCCGCCTGGTGCAAGGCATGGGCGGCAAGATCTGGGTGGAAAGCGATTCAGGCGCGGGCTGCAAGTTTTCCTTCCTCATCCCTTACAAACCAGTCACAGCCGCCGCCAGCAAAGGAAAAAATCGATGA
- a CDS encoding PilZ domain-containing protein: protein MNGAKGGGERRKWARLPLAIPVFVRTRDGKGKEFLEFATALNVSAGGMLVAIRRVLPAIAQLRLEIPSAPVAALALLPRAARTLRAKALRTTPAEGYYLLGLKFARPLLLSGNSNSRRRKIASAV from the coding sequence ATGAACGGGGCGAAAGGCGGAGGCGAGCGGCGGAAGTGGGCGCGGTTGCCGCTGGCAATCCCTGTTTTTGTGCGTACCCGGGACGGCAAGGGCAAGGAATTTCTTGAATTTGCCACCGCCCTCAACGTGAGTGCCGGCGGAATGCTGGTAGCGATTCGGCGCGTACTGCCTGCAATCGCGCAGCTTCGGCTGGAGATCCCCAGCGCCCCCGTGGCTGCTCTCGCCTTGCTGCCCAGAGCTGCCCGTACCTTGCGCGCCAAAGCGCTGCGTACTACTCCGGCGGAAGGCTATTATTTGCTGGGCCTTAAGTTCGCCCGCCCGCTGCTGCTTTCGGGAAATTCCAATTCCCGAAGGCGGAAAATTGCGTCTGCTGTGTGA
- a CDS encoding sigma 54-interacting transcriptional regulator, which translates to MTTSGVNTLVQPLGEMPPDAIIFGRTEAMQSVRDRLTKLAAANVPVLIQGESGTGKDIIARMIHAASPWRTGPWVKVNCPAIPGTLLESELFGYEKGAFTGAYGMKPGRVEMAHRGTLFLDEISELDMALQSKLLQLLQDGQFCRIGAQEDKKVEVRVVCATNRKLEQEIENGTFRADLFYRINVVNLHLPPLRERASDIPELVTYFLEYHNRKYNCKARALSGELMSELRKYHWPGNVRELENLIKRYVILGNEEVISSDLAPREANFFNTEIPVDGQISLKKLTRQAVRELERKVILKVLQNCHWNRKQAARALSISYRALLYKIRDAGLPSNRVVKRRDGDAPKDVAAD; encoded by the coding sequence ATGACAACCAGCGGTGTGAATACGCTCGTCCAGCCTTTGGGGGAAATGCCGCCCGACGCTATTATTTTCGGGCGCACTGAGGCTATGCAGTCCGTCCGCGACCGGCTTACCAAACTTGCCGCCGCCAATGTTCCGGTACTGATTCAGGGAGAGAGCGGAACGGGCAAAGACATTATCGCGCGCATGATTCATGCCGCATCGCCGTGGCGGACGGGGCCGTGGGTGAAGGTGAATTGTCCGGCGATTCCGGGAACTCTGCTGGAGAGCGAGCTCTTCGGCTACGAGAAAGGGGCATTCACCGGCGCCTATGGAATGAAGCCCGGCCGCGTGGAAATGGCGCATCGCGGCACGCTATTTCTCGATGAAATTTCCGAACTCGACATGGCGCTGCAATCGAAGCTGCTGCAACTGCTGCAAGACGGGCAGTTCTGCCGGATCGGCGCGCAGGAGGACAAGAAAGTGGAAGTGCGCGTGGTCTGCGCCACCAATCGAAAGCTGGAGCAGGAAATTGAGAACGGCACGTTCCGCGCCGATTTGTTTTATCGCATTAACGTGGTGAATCTGCACCTTCCGCCTTTACGCGAGCGGGCCAGCGATATTCCTGAGTTGGTGACGTATTTCCTCGAGTATCACAACCGGAAGTACAACTGCAAAGCGCGGGCTCTGTCGGGCGAACTCATGTCGGAATTGCGAAAGTATCATTGGCCAGGCAACGTTCGCGAACTGGAAAATCTGATCAAGCGCTACGTAATTCTGGGCAACGAGGAAGTCATCTCTTCGGATCTGGCGCCGCGGGAGGCCAACTTTTTCAATACCGAGATTCCGGTCGATGGCCAGATCTCGCTGAAGAAACTAACTCGTCAGGCGGTGCGCGAGTTGGAGCGCAAAGTTATTTTGAAAGTCTTACAGAACTGCCACTGGAACCGCAAACAGGCGGCGCGCGCGTTGAGCATCAGCTATCGCGCGTTGCTGTACAAAATTCGCGACGCTGGGCTCCCTTCAAATCGCGTGGTGAAGCGCCGCGATGGGGATGCTCCCAAGGACGTCGCGGCGGACTGA